The following DNA comes from Microbacterium foliorum.
GCGACCTTCTTCGGACGGTCGGCGATCTTCTTCTTCGATGCGCTCGCCGCGTCCTTCGCGTCCTCGACGAGAGGCTTGAGCTTCTTCGCCGCCTTCTTCGGAAGGGTCTTGATCAGCTTCTTGGCGTCCTTCGCGGCATCCTTGGCGGCATCGAGTGCTGCCTCGGCGTTCCGGTGGGCGGGGGTCTTCTTGGCCATGATCGATCCTCCTGTGCGACCCGAGCGCGTCCGCCGGGTGTTGGCAGAGAGGATACTCAGGCAAGGTGAACAATCGGTGCCGCGTCGGCGGTGCGCCATGTCATATCCCGTCACACTTGCAACACAAATGTGATCCGCTGAAGGCGGCTGGCGACCGGTCGGGCCGGGCGGTGCATGTTTAGATGTTCTCCTACCCCTCCGTGGGCAACCACACCCTCGTCGTTCAGGAGCTGACATGCGCCGTCGCAACATCATCGCCGGGATCGCGCTCGCCGCGACCGCCACTCTCGCCCTCGCCGGCTGTGCGACGGGCAGTGGAGACGCAGGCTCGGGCGAGCCCGCGGCCGGTGACGAGTACGGCCTCATCGAGGCGGGCACCCTGACTGTCTGCTCCGACATCCCCTACGCTCCGTTCGAGTTCGAGGGCGGCGACAACGGCACCGGCTACACCGGCTTCGACATCGACCTGCTCGACGCGATCGCCAAGGAGCTCGACCTCAAGCTCGCGGTGCAGGACGTCGGATTCGACGCGCTGCAGTCGGGCACGACGCTCGCGGCCGGCCAGTGCGACGTCGGCGCCTCGGCGATGACGATCACTGACGAGCGCAAGGCCAACATCGACTTCTCCGAGCCGTACTACGAGTCGCTGCAGTCGCTGCTGGTGCGCACCGACTCGGGCATCGAGTCGATCGACGACCTCTCCGGCAAGAATGTCGGCGTGCAGCAGGGCACCACCGGCGAGGCGTACGCGACCGAGAACGCCGAGGGCGCCCAGCTCGTGCAGTACCCCTCCGACGGCGAGCTGTGGCCCGCGATGCAGGCCGGCCAGATCGACGCGATCCTGCAGGACCAGCCGGTGAACCTCGAGCACGAGAAGGCTGACAGCGCCTACAAGATCGTCGAGGAGTACGAGACCGGCGAGTCCTACGGCTTCGCCTACGCGAAGGGCGAGAAGGATGCGCTGCGCGAGGCGGTCGACGGTGCGCTGCAGGATCTCCGCGACAGCGGCGACTACCAGACGATCTACGACACCTACTTCACCGCGAAGTAATCGGCGAGCGACGTAGGACAGGGAGACCTTGACAATGGCGTTGAGGCGCACCACGAAGAGCAAGCTGTATCGGTACACCGTCTATGCGATCCTGATCGCGGTCGTCGTCTGGCTGATCGTCAGCACCGACTGGGCGAGGATCGCGCAGCTCTACTTCAACCCGGAGATCGCCGCCAAGATGCTCCCGGGCATCATCACGACGGCGCTCGTGAACACACTGTGGTTCACGGCGGTCGCGTTCGCGGGAGGTCTGCTGCTCGGCATCCTGCTGGCGCTCATGAAGCTGTCGAGCATCGGGCCCTTCCGCTGGATCGCGACGGCATGGATCGAGCTGTTCCGCGGGCTTCCCGCGATCCTCACGATCTTCGCCATCGCCTTCATCCTGCCGATCGGACTCGGCGTGCCTGGGACCAAGCTCGGTGGCCCGGTCGTGCTCGGACTGATCGGTCTGATCCTGGTGGCGTCGGCCTACATGGCCGAGACGATCCGCGCGGGTATCCAGGCGGTTCCGAAGGGGCAGACCGAAGCCGCGCGCTCCCTCGGCATGTCGCCCATGAAGACGACCTTCTGGATCGTCGTGCCGCAGGGCTTCCGCATCATCATCCCGCCGCTGACCAACGAGTTCGTGCTCCTGCTGAAGGACACCTCGCTGCTCTTCGTCGCGGGATCCTTCATCTGGTCGAAGGAGCTCACGAACTTCGCGCGTGACGCGAGCACGCAGAACGCGAACGGAACGCCGCTGATCATGGCGGCGGCCCTCTACCTGATCGTGACGATCCCCCTCACGCGCTTCAGCGCGTACCTGGAACGAAGGATGTCGAGGCAGCGATGATCACCGATCTGATTGACGTCCACGCGCCGGCGATCGACCTGCAGGGGCTCGTGAAGAGCTTCGGCGACAACGAGGTGCTCAAAGGCATCGACCTCACCGTCACGAAGGGCGAGGTGGTGTGCATCATCGGCCCGTCGGGCTCCGGCAAGTCGACCCTGCTGCGCTCGGTGAACCTGCTCGAAGAGCCCACCGGCGGCAAGGTGCTCATCGAGGGCATCGACATCACCGACCCCGATGTCGACATCGACCGGGTGCGCACGCGCATCGGAATGGTGTTCCAGAGCTTCAACCTGTTCCCGCACCTCGATGTGATGGGCAACCTCATGATCGCGCAGCAGCGCGTGAAGAAGAGGTCGAAGGCCGAGGCCGAGAGAGTCGCGAAAGAGATGCTCGGTCGCGTCGGACTCTCCGAGAAGGCAGACGCCTTTCCCGGGCACCTGTCGGGCGGTCAGCAGCAGCGCGTCGCGATCGCGCGTGCGCTGTGCATGAACCCCGACATGATGCTGTTCGACGAGCCGACCTCGGCGCT
Coding sequences within:
- a CDS encoding transporter substrate-binding domain-containing protein gives rise to the protein MRRRNIIAGIALAATATLALAGCATGSGDAGSGEPAAGDEYGLIEAGTLTVCSDIPYAPFEFEGGDNGTGYTGFDIDLLDAIAKELDLKLAVQDVGFDALQSGTTLAAGQCDVGASAMTITDERKANIDFSEPYYESLQSLLVRTDSGIESIDDLSGKNVGVQQGTTGEAYATENAEGAQLVQYPSDGELWPAMQAGQIDAILQDQPVNLEHEKADSAYKIVEEYETGESYGFAYAKGEKDALREAVDGALQDLRDSGDYQTIYDTYFTAK
- a CDS encoding amino acid ABC transporter permease; the protein is MALRRTTKSKLYRYTVYAILIAVVVWLIVSTDWARIAQLYFNPEIAAKMLPGIITTALVNTLWFTAVAFAGGLLLGILLALMKLSSIGPFRWIATAWIELFRGLPAILTIFAIAFILPIGLGVPGTKLGGPVVLGLIGLILVASAYMAETIRAGIQAVPKGQTEAARSLGMSPMKTTFWIVVPQGFRIIIPPLTNEFVLLLKDTSLLFVAGSFIWSKELTNFARDASTQNANGTPLIMAAALYLIVTIPLTRFSAYLERRMSRQR
- a CDS encoding amino acid ABC transporter ATP-binding protein; its protein translation is MITDLIDVHAPAIDLQGLVKSFGDNEVLKGIDLTVTKGEVVCIIGPSGSGKSTLLRSVNLLEEPTGGKVLIEGIDITDPDVDIDRVRTRIGMVFQSFNLFPHLDVMGNLMIAQQRVKKRSKAEAERVAKEMLGRVGLSEKADAFPGHLSGGQQQRVAIARALCMNPDMMLFDEPTSALDPELVGEVLQVMRSLADEGMTMLVVTHEMGFAREVGSRLIFMDGGYIVEEGDPREVLANPQHPRTQDFLARVL